A stretch of the Vigna radiata var. radiata cultivar VC1973A chromosome 9, Vradiata_ver6, whole genome shotgun sequence genome encodes the following:
- the LOC106773822 gene encoding probable nucleoside diphosphate kinase 5 encodes MRTPFVGFSSILVLLVFVSASCSSTHGSMEMERTLAIIKPDGLIGNYTDDIKRTIVEYGFSIFKEKIVQLDQATVEKFYAEHSSKCFFSRLIKYMTSGPVLVMVLEKDNAIADWRALMGPTDASKAKITHPHSIRAKCGLDIERNCVHGSDSPNSAQREIPFFFQELSADVVGEHDEL; translated from the exons ATGAGAACCCCTTTTGTCGGATTCAGCAGTATACTTGTGCTTCTTGTTTTCGTCTCTGCTTCCTG TTCTTCTACCCATGGAAGTATGGAAATGGAGAGAACTTTGGCGATTATAAAACCAGACGGATTAATTGGTAACTACACTGATGATATCAAGAGAACAATTGTAGAATATGGTTTCAGCATTTTTAAGGAAAAGATTGTTCAACTTGATCAAGCCACTGTAGAAAAGTTTTATGCTGAGCACTCTTCAAAATGTTTCTTTTCcagattaataaaatacatgACAAG TGGACCAGTGTTGGTTATGGTCTTGGAGAAGGATAATGCTATTGCTGATTGGCGTGCTTTAATGGGCCCTACTGATGCAAGCAAGGCTAAGATTACTCACCCTCACAG TATCAGAGCAAAATGCGGATTGGATATAGAAAGGAATTGTGTTCATGGTTCAGACTCTCCTAACTCTGCTCAAAGAGAgattccatttttctttcaggAGCTGTCCGCAg ATGTGGTTGGAGAGCATGATGAACTGTAG